The following coding sequences are from one Ornithorhynchus anatinus isolate Pmale09 chromosome 18, mOrnAna1.pri.v4, whole genome shotgun sequence window:
- the NEPRO gene encoding nucleolus and neural progenitor protein has product MAAPPREPWNRVWLPGAGTVSALTLPAGTRAPAKCLASVSRESGRVLSALSSPALETENLLLRAVLYSHHRRMGRHRPHLALKQVEQCLKRLEAMRLVSSIRDLSALCTKDGSSRNSAECLIPSQPVVELALMKILGACQLVLRLLDRCRKAFLLFVKHLCTREFLVLNLVVTGLVSRLWVLYRAALKRLTGLYEPLLELLRKSSKARPMPYFRDFRFPLRIAEFLGPAYAEVLKPQPPRALGDRGVSRLLNKMFPAQGGWATPGEEAGPEVLPRPEPEKRGSHVDLGQPVPTRSASREKLMKLDVKTFCRPPKPQTAEAHGAPQLDPPQDVSLKTKRPAPDARSARTSSSGRSANPLGGATLVARLREAQGFAELSEVLRTAVVWCRNQKRQAEAVFLGNKLLKSNRLKHVEAQGYSLPKKLNCVKISVCNRLLRALGKKTPKRQQTPPSSQNTFGQRAGSLRRKPVRAILKEIRPGSERTENPISGPRVERSAAPALAQKTEPLPLLRLRAGNGTSKSSTSVGAKQAAPSAYASEGRDDIDDIFSLMGL; this is encoded by the exons ATGGCGGCGCCGCCTCGGGAGCCCTGGAACCGCGTGTGGCTCCCCGGCGCGGGAACCGTCAGCGCCCTCACCCTCCCCGCGGGGACACGAGCGCCAG CGAAGTGCCTGGCGTCCGTGAGCCGGGAGAGCGGCCGCGTCCTGAGCGCCCTGAGCAGCCCGGCCTTGGAGACGGAGAACCTCTTGCTGCGGGCCGTGCTGTACAGCCACCACCGCAGGATGGGCCGACACAGGCCCCACCTGGCCCTCAAACAG GTCGAGCAGTGCCTGAAGCGTTTAGAGGCCATGCGGTTGGTGAGCTCCATCCGAGACCTGTCTGCGTTGTGCACCAA GGACGGCTCGTCCAGAAACTCCGCCGAGTGTCTCATCCCCAGCCAGCCGGTGGTGGAGCTGGCGCTGATGAAGATCTTGGGAGCCTGCCAACTGGTTCTCCGCCTTCTCGACCGTTGCCGTAAAGCATTTCT attgtttgttaagcacctctgcACGCGCGAATTTCTCGTCTTAAACCTGGTGGTGACCGGATTGGTGAGCAGATTATG GGTGCTGTATAGGGCCGCGTTGAAGAGACTGACCGGGCTGTACGAGCCGCTGCTGGAGTTGCTCCGCAAGTCGTCCAAGGCGCGGCCCATGCCGTACTTCCGGGACTTCCGCTTCCCCCTGCGGATCGCCGAGTTCCTCGGGCCGGCCTACGCCGAAGTGCTGAAGCCACAGCCCCCCAGAGCCCTGGGCGACAGGGGCGTGTCCAGACTGCTGAATAAGATGTTTCCCGCTCAGGGGGGCTGGGCTACCCCCGGGGAGGAAGCGGGACCCGAGGTGCTCCCGAGGCCCGAGCCGGAGAAACGGGGGAGCCACGTGGATCTCGGCCAGCCGGTGCCAACGAGGAGCGCTTCGAGGG agaagttaatgaaacTCGACGTGAAGACTTTCTGCAGGCCACCGAAACCCCAAACGGCAGAGGCTCACGGTGCTCCCCAG cTTGACCCACCCCAGGATGTATCGTTGAAGACCAAGCGTCCTGCTCCCGACGCTCGATCTGCCAGAACTTCTTCGTCCGGGCGATCGGCGAACCCCTTGGGAGGCGCCACCCTGGTGGCGCGACTTCGAGAGGCCCAGGGTTTCGCGGAACTGTCGGAAGTGCTCCGGACGGCCGTCGTCTGGTGCAGAAACCAGAAGCGCCAAGCCGAAGCCGTCTTTCTGGGGAACAAGCTCCTGAAAAGCAACCGGCTGAAGCACGTGGAAGCTCAAGGATACAG CTTGCCGAAGAAGTTGAACTGTGTGAAGATTTCCGTCTGCAACCGCCTTCTCCGGGCCTTAGGGAAGAAAACTCCTAAGCGGCAGCAGACGCCACCCAGTTCCCAGAACACAtttgggcagagggcagggagcctCCGGAGAAAGCCGGTCCGTGCCATCTTAAAGGAAATCCGGCCGGGCTCCGAGCGGACCGAGAATCCCATTTCGGGTCCCCGGGTTGAGAGGAGCGCTGCGCCTGCCTTGGCTCAGAAAACTGAGCCCCTGCCCTTGCTCCGCCTCCGTGCAGGGAACGGAACTTCTAAGTCCTCGACGTCGGTGGGGGCCAAGCAGGCCGCCCCCTCGGCGTACGCCAGCGAAGGGAGGGACGACATCGATGATATCTTTTCCTTGATGGGGCTCTGA